In Topomyia yanbarensis strain Yona2022 chromosome 2, ASM3024719v1, whole genome shotgun sequence, one DNA window encodes the following:
- the LOC131683279 gene encoding coiled-coil-helix-coiled-coil-helix domain-containing protein 2-like, with product MNLTKTFSQCLRLAVRPSSKFWVEFSLVVATISFGLLFCLIITSAPVAAVSSRPAPSQPIVQPATRSAVATSMAATSQELGLKSKISGTPGGVAAIGLSSDIPLTRIFSGSDSKEAATEAQTALVQQYAPAGQCSWKITQFRSCAQEQADLTLCEGFNETLRH from the exons atGAATTTGACCAAAACTTTTTCTCAATGTTTACGTTTGGCAGTTAGACCCTCTTCAAaattttgggtagaatttagtttAGTTGTTGCaacaatttcatttggtttgctTTTTTGCCTAATCATAAC GTCCGCTccagttgcagctgtttcgtcccgtccggcaccgagtcaaccgatagTCCAGCCTGCGACGCGCTCGGCTGTTGCTACGTCAATGGCAGCCACCAGCCAGGAACTTGGATTAAAGTCAAAAATATCAGGTACGccaggtggtgttgctgcaatcggtttgtcGTCGGACATTCCCCTAACCAGAATATTCAGcggttccgattcgaaggaggcAGCCACAGAAGCACAGACTGCtttggttcagcaatacgctccggcagGACAATGCTCGTGGAAGATCACGCAGTTCCGGTCCTGTGCACAAGAACAGGCCGATTTGACCCTgtgcgaaggtttcaacgagacGCTCAGGCattag